In one Mycobacterium heckeshornense genomic region, the following are encoded:
- a CDS encoding NADP-dependent isocitrate dehydrogenase, producing MSSAPKIKVEGTVVELDGDEMTRVIWKWIKDLLIFPHLDINLDYYDLGIEHRDATDDQVTIDAAYAIKKHGVGVKCATITPDEARVKEFNLKTMWSSPNGTIRNILGGTIFREPIIISNVPRLVPGWTKPIVIGRHAFGDQYRATNFKVDRPGTVSLTFTPEDGGEPIVHELVRIPEDGGVVMGMYNFRESIQDFARASFAYGLQENYPVYLSTKNTILKAYDGMFKDEFQRVYDEEFKDKFEAAGLTYEHRLIDDMVAACLKWEGGYVWACKNYDGDVQSDTVAQGYGSLGLMTSVLMTADGKTVEAEAAHGTVTRHYRQYQQGQPTSTNPIASIFAWTRGLQHRGKLDNTPEVIDFAQKLEDVVISTVEGGQMTKDLAILIGPEQPWQNSEEFLGSIADNLEKALSSS from the coding sequence ATGTCCAGCGCACCCAAGATCAAGGTCGAAGGCACGGTAGTCGAGCTCGATGGCGACGAGATGACCCGCGTCATCTGGAAGTGGATCAAGGACTTGCTGATCTTTCCGCACCTCGACATCAACTTGGACTACTACGACCTGGGCATCGAGCACCGCGATGCCACCGACGATCAGGTGACGATCGACGCGGCCTATGCCATCAAAAAGCACGGCGTGGGCGTCAAGTGCGCGACAATCACGCCAGACGAGGCCCGTGTCAAAGAGTTCAACCTCAAGACCATGTGGTCGTCGCCTAACGGGACGATCCGAAACATTCTGGGCGGCACCATATTCCGCGAGCCGATCATCATCTCGAATGTGCCGAGGCTGGTTCCGGGTTGGACCAAGCCGATCGTCATCGGCCGTCATGCGTTCGGGGACCAGTACCGGGCGACGAATTTCAAGGTGGACCGGCCCGGCACCGTGTCGCTGACCTTTACTCCCGAAGACGGCGGCGAGCCGATCGTGCATGAACTGGTCAGGATCCCCGAGGACGGCGGTGTGGTGATGGGGATGTACAACTTTCGCGAGTCGATCCAGGATTTCGCGCGGGCGTCGTTCGCCTACGGGCTGCAAGAGAACTACCCGGTGTATCTGTCCACCAAGAACACCATCCTCAAGGCCTACGACGGCATGTTCAAAGACGAGTTCCAACGCGTCTACGACGAGGAATTCAAGGACAAGTTCGAAGCCGCGGGGCTGACCTACGAGCATCGGCTGATCGACGATATGGTTGCCGCCTGCCTGAAGTGGGAGGGCGGCTACGTGTGGGCCTGCAAGAACTACGACGGCGACGTTCAGTCGGATACGGTCGCGCAGGGCTACGGCTCGCTGGGCCTGATGACCTCGGTGCTGATGACCGCCGACGGCAAGACGGTGGAGGCCGAAGCCGCCCATGGCACCGTAACCCGCCACTATCGCCAGTACCAGCAGGGCCAGCCCACCTCCACCAATCCGATCGCGTCGATCTTCGCCTGGACGCGCGGGCTGCAGCACCGCGGCAAACTGGACAACACCCCCGAGGTCATCGACTTCGCGCAGAAGCTGGAAGACGTCGTGATTTCCACGGTCGAGGGCGGACAGATGACCAAAGACCTGGCCATCCTCATCGGGCCCGAGCAGCCCTGGCAGAACAGCGAGGAGTTCCTCGGCTCGATCGCCGACAATCTGGAAAAGGCGCTCAGCTCGAGCTGA